A single Struthio camelus isolate bStrCam1 chromosome 8, bStrCam1.hap1, whole genome shotgun sequence DNA region contains:
- the SLC44A3 gene encoding choline transporter-like protein 3 isoform X1, whose product MARRGGRQQDPEGSVSEPREWRPLIYRKCTDVLWLLLFFIFWAGLMFITGYAVMAGAAERLVLGYDSFGNICGRKNSPVKGAPLSGQDMTNKKYVFFLNSCRLEMQSLKISSVSLCVSSCPQEQLNSLEDIQSFARNNGSHLCVYNLNVSSYILNPKAADLCPTLPVPPSKSFPLFNRCVPQNPECYSKYASVLINMINEMDALHRALGGILAGRDTVIGLSVLALAFSFILVLTFRFIQTLLVHTLIALVVFGLLFVSGVLWWLYYDYRNDPSTELETEKENIKFVLGYAIFSTIVTIVLLSLILALRKRLQFTVQLFQIVNKIIRRIPFLLFQPLWSFLILVVFWVFWVAVLLSLGTAGTAEITSGGQVEYRALSGIHYMAWYHFVGLIWTSEFILACQQMTIAGAVVTCYFNRNKNSPPRHPVLSSISVLFCYHLGTVIKGSFLITVLRIPRIFLLYLYNFLKQKESACAKCLFKCCFCWFWCLERCLRYFNQHAYTTTAINGTNFCTSAKDAVFILAKNSAKLTSISCFGGFILFLGKVFVVCFTVFGGLMAFNYHRELQIWVVPLLLVGFFAYVVSHSFLSVFEVTADALFLCFAVDMETNDGSAEKPYFMDQELLTFVNQSNKLTEGQKHRSMKPFQDNEDGTELQPMA is encoded by the exons atggcgcggcgcgggggccggcagcAG GATCCTGAAGGTAGCGTTTCTGAGCCCAGGGAATGGAGACCGCTCATTTATAGGAAGTGCACAGACGTTCTCTGGTTGCTCCTCTTCTTTATTTTCTGGGCTGGCTTG atGTTTATAACTGGCTATGCTGTGATGGCTGGTGCTGCAGAAAGACTTGTGCTTGGATATGACAGCTTCGGGAACATATGTGGTAGGAAGAACTCTCCTGTAAAAGGGGCACCCCTTTCTGGACAGGACATGACTAACAAAAA gtaTGTATTCTTTCTGAATTCATGCAGGCTGGAAATGCAAAGCCTCAAAATCAGTTCAGTTTCCTTGTGCGTGTCTAGTTGTCCACAAGAGCAACTCAACTCTTTGGAAGACATCCAGAGTTTTGCAAGGAACAATG gtTCTCATCTCTGTGTTTACAACTTGAATGTTTCCAGTTACATACTAAATCCAAAGGCAGCTGACCTGTGTCCCACACTGCCAGTTCCACCAAG TAAATCTTTTCCATTGTTTAATCGGTGTGTTCCACAAAATCCTGAATGCTATTCCAAGTATGCGTCTGTCTTAATAAATATGATTAATGAAATGGATGCTCTTCACCGTGCTCTTGGTGGAATATTGGCAGGAAGAGATACTGTAATAGGACTGAGTGTCCTTGCACTAG ccttctcttttaTACTGGTTTTAACCTTCAGATTCATTCAAACACTTCTGGTCCATACTTTGATTGCACTGGTTGTGTTTGGTTTGCTAT TTGTCTCAGGTGTTCTTTGGTGGCTCTATTATGACTACAGGAATGACCCCAGCACTGAATTGGAAAccgaaaaggaaaatataaaatttgTACTTGGATATGCTATCTTCTCTACAATAGTTACA ATTGTTCTGCTTTCCCTCATACTTGCACTAAGAAAGAGGCTTCAATTCACAGTACAGCTCTTCCAGATTGTTAACAAAATAATTAGAAGAATCCCTTTCCTGCTGTTCCAACCACTTTGGAGTTTTCTGATTCTCGTCGTCTTCTGGGTATTTTGGGTTGCTGTGCTACTCAGCTTAGGAACTGCAG GTACTGCAGAGATTACTTCAGGAGGACAAGTGGAATATAGAGCTCTGTCTGGAATTCACTACATGGCATGGTACCATTTTGTTGGCCTTATCTGGACTAGTGAATTCATTCTTGCTTGTCAGCAAATGACGATTGCTGGAGCAGTGGTTACTTGTTACTTCAACAG aaataaaaatagccCACCACGTCACCCAGTCCTGTCTTCCATATCAGTTCTTTTTTGCTATCATCTAGGAACTGTTATAAAAGGGTCGTTTTTAATCACAGTACTAAGAATACCAAGGATTTTTCTCTTGTACCTTTAtaatttcctaaaacaaaag GAAAGCGCGTGTGCAAAGTGCCTGTTCAAGTGCTGTTTCTGCTGGTTTTGGTGCCTAGAAAGGTGCTTAAGATACTTTAACCAG CATGCATACACAACTACAGCCATAAATGGGACAAATTTTTGTACATCAGCTAAGGATGCTGTCTTTATTTTGGCGAAGAATTCTGCTAAACTTACATCCATTAGCTGTTTTGGAGGTTTTATCCTATTTCTAGGAAAG GTGTTTGTTGTATGTTTTACTGTTTTTGGGGGATTGATGGCATTTAACTACCATCGTGAGTTGCAAATTTGGGTAGTTCCTCTGTTGCTGGTCGGATTTTTTGCCTACGTGGTATCCCACAGCTTTCTGTCTGTGTTTGAAGTGACAGCGGATGCCCTGttcctttgctttgctgttgATATGGAAACAAATGATGGATCTGCAGAGAAGCCATACTTCATGGATCAGGAATTACTG ACCTTTGTGAATCAGAGTAACAAGTTAACAGAAGGGCAAAAACACAGAAGCATGAAACCCTTCCAGGACAATGAAGATGGGACAGAGCTCCAACCTATG gcTTGA
- the SLC44A3 gene encoding choline transporter-like protein 3 isoform X2: MARRGGRQQDPEGSVSEPREWRPLIYRKCTDVLWLLLFFIFWAGLMFITGYAVMAGAAERLVLGYDSFGNICGRKNSPVKGAPLSGQDMTNKKYVFFLNSCRLEMQSLKISSVSLCVSSCPQEQLNSLEDIQSFARNNGSHLCVYNLNVSSYILNPKAADLCPTLPVPPSKSFPLFNRCVPQNPECYSKYASVLINMINEMDALHRALGGILAGRDTVIGLSVLALAFSFILVLTFRFIQTLLVHTLIALVVFGLLFVSGVLWWLYYDYRNDPSTELETEKENIKFVLGYAIFSTIVTIVLLSLILALRKRLQFTVQLFQIVNKIIRRIPFLLFQPLWSFLILVVFWVFWVAVLLSLGTAGTAEITSGGQVEYRALSGIHYMAWYHFVGLIWTSEFILACQQMTIAGAVVTCYFNRNKNSPPRHPVLSSISVLFCYHLGTVIKGSFLITVLRIPRIFLLYLYNFLKQKESACAKCLFKCCFCWFWCLERCLRYFNQHAYTTTAINGTNFCTSAKDAVFILAKNSAKLTSISCFGGFILFLGKVFVVCFTVFGGLMAFNYHLTADALFLCFAVDMETNDGSAEKPYFMDQELLTFVNQSNKLTEGQKHRSMKPFQDNEDGTELQPMA, translated from the exons atggcgcggcgcgggggccggcagcAG GATCCTGAAGGTAGCGTTTCTGAGCCCAGGGAATGGAGACCGCTCATTTATAGGAAGTGCACAGACGTTCTCTGGTTGCTCCTCTTCTTTATTTTCTGGGCTGGCTTG atGTTTATAACTGGCTATGCTGTGATGGCTGGTGCTGCAGAAAGACTTGTGCTTGGATATGACAGCTTCGGGAACATATGTGGTAGGAAGAACTCTCCTGTAAAAGGGGCACCCCTTTCTGGACAGGACATGACTAACAAAAA gtaTGTATTCTTTCTGAATTCATGCAGGCTGGAAATGCAAAGCCTCAAAATCAGTTCAGTTTCCTTGTGCGTGTCTAGTTGTCCACAAGAGCAACTCAACTCTTTGGAAGACATCCAGAGTTTTGCAAGGAACAATG gtTCTCATCTCTGTGTTTACAACTTGAATGTTTCCAGTTACATACTAAATCCAAAGGCAGCTGACCTGTGTCCCACACTGCCAGTTCCACCAAG TAAATCTTTTCCATTGTTTAATCGGTGTGTTCCACAAAATCCTGAATGCTATTCCAAGTATGCGTCTGTCTTAATAAATATGATTAATGAAATGGATGCTCTTCACCGTGCTCTTGGTGGAATATTGGCAGGAAGAGATACTGTAATAGGACTGAGTGTCCTTGCACTAG ccttctcttttaTACTGGTTTTAACCTTCAGATTCATTCAAACACTTCTGGTCCATACTTTGATTGCACTGGTTGTGTTTGGTTTGCTAT TTGTCTCAGGTGTTCTTTGGTGGCTCTATTATGACTACAGGAATGACCCCAGCACTGAATTGGAAAccgaaaaggaaaatataaaatttgTACTTGGATATGCTATCTTCTCTACAATAGTTACA ATTGTTCTGCTTTCCCTCATACTTGCACTAAGAAAGAGGCTTCAATTCACAGTACAGCTCTTCCAGATTGTTAACAAAATAATTAGAAGAATCCCTTTCCTGCTGTTCCAACCACTTTGGAGTTTTCTGATTCTCGTCGTCTTCTGGGTATTTTGGGTTGCTGTGCTACTCAGCTTAGGAACTGCAG GTACTGCAGAGATTACTTCAGGAGGACAAGTGGAATATAGAGCTCTGTCTGGAATTCACTACATGGCATGGTACCATTTTGTTGGCCTTATCTGGACTAGTGAATTCATTCTTGCTTGTCAGCAAATGACGATTGCTGGAGCAGTGGTTACTTGTTACTTCAACAG aaataaaaatagccCACCACGTCACCCAGTCCTGTCTTCCATATCAGTTCTTTTTTGCTATCATCTAGGAACTGTTATAAAAGGGTCGTTTTTAATCACAGTACTAAGAATACCAAGGATTTTTCTCTTGTACCTTTAtaatttcctaaaacaaaag GAAAGCGCGTGTGCAAAGTGCCTGTTCAAGTGCTGTTTCTGCTGGTTTTGGTGCCTAGAAAGGTGCTTAAGATACTTTAACCAG CATGCATACACAACTACAGCCATAAATGGGACAAATTTTTGTACATCAGCTAAGGATGCTGTCTTTATTTTGGCGAAGAATTCTGCTAAACTTACATCCATTAGCTGTTTTGGAGGTTTTATCCTATTTCTAGGAAAG GTGTTTGTTGTATGTTTTACTGTTTTTGGGGGATTGATGGCATTTAACTACCATC TGACAGCGGATGCCCTGttcctttgctttgctgttgATATGGAAACAAATGATGGATCTGCAGAGAAGCCATACTTCATGGATCAGGAATTACTG ACCTTTGTGAATCAGAGTAACAAGTTAACAGAAGGGCAAAAACACAGAAGCATGAAACCCTTCCAGGACAATGAAGATGGGACAGAGCTCCAACCTATG gcTTGA
- the SLC44A3 gene encoding choline transporter-like protein 3 isoform X5: MTNKKYVFFLNSCRLEMQSLKISSVSLCVSSCPQEQLNSLEDIQSFARNNGSHLCVYNLNVSSYILNPKAADLCPTLPVPPSKSFPLFNRCVPQNPECYSKYASVLINMINEMDALHRALGGILAGRDTVIGLSVLALAFSFILVLTFRFIQTLLVHTLIALVVFGLLFVSGVLWWLYYDYRNDPSTELETEKENIKFVLGYAIFSTIVTIVLLSLILALRKRLQFTVQLFQIVNKIIRRIPFLLFQPLWSFLILVVFWVFWVAVLLSLGTAGTAEITSGGQVEYRALSGIHYMAWYHFVGLIWTSEFILACQQMTIAGAVVTCYFNRNKNSPPRHPVLSSISVLFCYHLGTVIKGSFLITVLRIPRIFLLYLYNFLKQKESACAKCLFKCCFCWFWCLERCLRYFNQHAYTTTAINGTNFCTSAKDAVFILAKNSAKLTSISCFGGFILFLGKVFVVCFTVFGGLMAFNYHRELQIWVVPLLLVGFFAYVVSHSFLSVFEVTADALFLCFAVDMETNDGSAEKPYFMDQELLTFVNQSNKLTEGQKHRSMKPFQDNEDGTELQPMA; this comes from the exons ATGACTAACAAAAA gtaTGTATTCTTTCTGAATTCATGCAGGCTGGAAATGCAAAGCCTCAAAATCAGTTCAGTTTCCTTGTGCGTGTCTAGTTGTCCACAAGAGCAACTCAACTCTTTGGAAGACATCCAGAGTTTTGCAAGGAACAATG gtTCTCATCTCTGTGTTTACAACTTGAATGTTTCCAGTTACATACTAAATCCAAAGGCAGCTGACCTGTGTCCCACACTGCCAGTTCCACCAAG TAAATCTTTTCCATTGTTTAATCGGTGTGTTCCACAAAATCCTGAATGCTATTCCAAGTATGCGTCTGTCTTAATAAATATGATTAATGAAATGGATGCTCTTCACCGTGCTCTTGGTGGAATATTGGCAGGAAGAGATACTGTAATAGGACTGAGTGTCCTTGCACTAG ccttctcttttaTACTGGTTTTAACCTTCAGATTCATTCAAACACTTCTGGTCCATACTTTGATTGCACTGGTTGTGTTTGGTTTGCTAT TTGTCTCAGGTGTTCTTTGGTGGCTCTATTATGACTACAGGAATGACCCCAGCACTGAATTGGAAAccgaaaaggaaaatataaaatttgTACTTGGATATGCTATCTTCTCTACAATAGTTACA ATTGTTCTGCTTTCCCTCATACTTGCACTAAGAAAGAGGCTTCAATTCACAGTACAGCTCTTCCAGATTGTTAACAAAATAATTAGAAGAATCCCTTTCCTGCTGTTCCAACCACTTTGGAGTTTTCTGATTCTCGTCGTCTTCTGGGTATTTTGGGTTGCTGTGCTACTCAGCTTAGGAACTGCAG GTACTGCAGAGATTACTTCAGGAGGACAAGTGGAATATAGAGCTCTGTCTGGAATTCACTACATGGCATGGTACCATTTTGTTGGCCTTATCTGGACTAGTGAATTCATTCTTGCTTGTCAGCAAATGACGATTGCTGGAGCAGTGGTTACTTGTTACTTCAACAG aaataaaaatagccCACCACGTCACCCAGTCCTGTCTTCCATATCAGTTCTTTTTTGCTATCATCTAGGAACTGTTATAAAAGGGTCGTTTTTAATCACAGTACTAAGAATACCAAGGATTTTTCTCTTGTACCTTTAtaatttcctaaaacaaaag GAAAGCGCGTGTGCAAAGTGCCTGTTCAAGTGCTGTTTCTGCTGGTTTTGGTGCCTAGAAAGGTGCTTAAGATACTTTAACCAG CATGCATACACAACTACAGCCATAAATGGGACAAATTTTTGTACATCAGCTAAGGATGCTGTCTTTATTTTGGCGAAGAATTCTGCTAAACTTACATCCATTAGCTGTTTTGGAGGTTTTATCCTATTTCTAGGAAAG GTGTTTGTTGTATGTTTTACTGTTTTTGGGGGATTGATGGCATTTAACTACCATCGTGAGTTGCAAATTTGGGTAGTTCCTCTGTTGCTGGTCGGATTTTTTGCCTACGTGGTATCCCACAGCTTTCTGTCTGTGTTTGAAGTGACAGCGGATGCCCTGttcctttgctttgctgttgATATGGAAACAAATGATGGATCTGCAGAGAAGCCATACTTCATGGATCAGGAATTACTG ACCTTTGTGAATCAGAGTAACAAGTTAACAGAAGGGCAAAAACACAGAAGCATGAAACCCTTCCAGGACAATGAAGATGGGACAGAGCTCCAACCTATG gcTTGA
- the SLC44A3 gene encoding choline transporter-like protein 3 isoform X7: MTNKKYVFFLNSCRLEMQSLKISSVSLCVSSCPQEQLNSLEDIQSFARNNGSHLCVYNLNVSSYILNPKAADLCPTLPVPPSKSFPLFNRCVPQNPECYSKYASVLINMINEMDALHRALGGILAGRDTVIGLSVLALVVSGVLWWLYYDYRNDPSTELETEKENIKFVLGYAIFSTIVTIVLLSLILALRKRLQFTVQLFQIVNKIIRRIPFLLFQPLWSFLILVVFWVFWVAVLLSLGTAGTAEITSGGQVEYRALSGIHYMAWYHFVGLIWTSEFILACQQMTIAGAVVTCYFNRNKNSPPRHPVLSSISVLFCYHLGTVIKGSFLITVLRIPRIFLLYLYNFLKQKESACAKCLFKCCFCWFWCLERCLRYFNQHAYTTTAINGTNFCTSAKDAVFILAKNSAKLTSISCFGGFILFLGKVFVVCFTVFGGLMAFNYHRELQIWVVPLLLVGFFAYVVSHSFLSVFEVTADALFLCFAVDMETNDGSAEKPYFMDQELLTFVNQSNKLTEGQKHRSMKPFQDNEDGTELQPMA, from the exons ATGACTAACAAAAA gtaTGTATTCTTTCTGAATTCATGCAGGCTGGAAATGCAAAGCCTCAAAATCAGTTCAGTTTCCTTGTGCGTGTCTAGTTGTCCACAAGAGCAACTCAACTCTTTGGAAGACATCCAGAGTTTTGCAAGGAACAATG gtTCTCATCTCTGTGTTTACAACTTGAATGTTTCCAGTTACATACTAAATCCAAAGGCAGCTGACCTGTGTCCCACACTGCCAGTTCCACCAAG TAAATCTTTTCCATTGTTTAATCGGTGTGTTCCACAAAATCCTGAATGCTATTCCAAGTATGCGTCTGTCTTAATAAATATGATTAATGAAATGGATGCTCTTCACCGTGCTCTTGGTGGAATATTGGCAGGAAGAGATACTGTAATAGGACTGAGTGTCCTTGCACTAG TTGTCTCAGGTGTTCTTTGGTGGCTCTATTATGACTACAGGAATGACCCCAGCACTGAATTGGAAAccgaaaaggaaaatataaaatttgTACTTGGATATGCTATCTTCTCTACAATAGTTACA ATTGTTCTGCTTTCCCTCATACTTGCACTAAGAAAGAGGCTTCAATTCACAGTACAGCTCTTCCAGATTGTTAACAAAATAATTAGAAGAATCCCTTTCCTGCTGTTCCAACCACTTTGGAGTTTTCTGATTCTCGTCGTCTTCTGGGTATTTTGGGTTGCTGTGCTACTCAGCTTAGGAACTGCAG GTACTGCAGAGATTACTTCAGGAGGACAAGTGGAATATAGAGCTCTGTCTGGAATTCACTACATGGCATGGTACCATTTTGTTGGCCTTATCTGGACTAGTGAATTCATTCTTGCTTGTCAGCAAATGACGATTGCTGGAGCAGTGGTTACTTGTTACTTCAACAG aaataaaaatagccCACCACGTCACCCAGTCCTGTCTTCCATATCAGTTCTTTTTTGCTATCATCTAGGAACTGTTATAAAAGGGTCGTTTTTAATCACAGTACTAAGAATACCAAGGATTTTTCTCTTGTACCTTTAtaatttcctaaaacaaaag GAAAGCGCGTGTGCAAAGTGCCTGTTCAAGTGCTGTTTCTGCTGGTTTTGGTGCCTAGAAAGGTGCTTAAGATACTTTAACCAG CATGCATACACAACTACAGCCATAAATGGGACAAATTTTTGTACATCAGCTAAGGATGCTGTCTTTATTTTGGCGAAGAATTCTGCTAAACTTACATCCATTAGCTGTTTTGGAGGTTTTATCCTATTTCTAGGAAAG GTGTTTGTTGTATGTTTTACTGTTTTTGGGGGATTGATGGCATTTAACTACCATCGTGAGTTGCAAATTTGGGTAGTTCCTCTGTTGCTGGTCGGATTTTTTGCCTACGTGGTATCCCACAGCTTTCTGTCTGTGTTTGAAGTGACAGCGGATGCCCTGttcctttgctttgctgttgATATGGAAACAAATGATGGATCTGCAGAGAAGCCATACTTCATGGATCAGGAATTACTG ACCTTTGTGAATCAGAGTAACAAGTTAACAGAAGGGCAAAAACACAGAAGCATGAAACCCTTCCAGGACAATGAAGATGGGACAGAGCTCCAACCTATG gcTTGA
- the SLC44A3 gene encoding choline transporter-like protein 3 isoform X4: protein MFITGYAVMAGAAERLVLGYDSFGNICGRKNSPVKGAPLSGQDMTNKKYVFFLNSCRLEMQSLKISSVSLCVSSCPQEQLNSLEDIQSFARNNGSHLCVYNLNVSSYILNPKAADLCPTLPVPPSKSFPLFNRCVPQNPECYSKYASVLINMINEMDALHRALGGILAGRDTVIGLSVLALAFSFILVLTFRFIQTLLVHTLIALVVFGLLFVSGVLWWLYYDYRNDPSTELETEKENIKFVLGYAIFSTIVTIVLLSLILALRKRLQFTVQLFQIVNKIIRRIPFLLFQPLWSFLILVVFWVFWVAVLLSLGTAGTAEITSGGQVEYRALSGIHYMAWYHFVGLIWTSEFILACQQMTIAGAVVTCYFNRNKNSPPRHPVLSSISVLFCYHLGTVIKGSFLITVLRIPRIFLLYLYNFLKQKESACAKCLFKCCFCWFWCLERCLRYFNQHAYTTTAINGTNFCTSAKDAVFILAKNSAKLTSISCFGGFILFLGKVFVVCFTVFGGLMAFNYHRELQIWVVPLLLVGFFAYVVSHSFLSVFEVTADALFLCFAVDMETNDGSAEKPYFMDQELLTFVNQSNKLTEGQKHRSMKPFQDNEDGTELQPMA from the exons atGTTTATAACTGGCTATGCTGTGATGGCTGGTGCTGCAGAAAGACTTGTGCTTGGATATGACAGCTTCGGGAACATATGTGGTAGGAAGAACTCTCCTGTAAAAGGGGCACCCCTTTCTGGACAGGACATGACTAACAAAAA gtaTGTATTCTTTCTGAATTCATGCAGGCTGGAAATGCAAAGCCTCAAAATCAGTTCAGTTTCCTTGTGCGTGTCTAGTTGTCCACAAGAGCAACTCAACTCTTTGGAAGACATCCAGAGTTTTGCAAGGAACAATG gtTCTCATCTCTGTGTTTACAACTTGAATGTTTCCAGTTACATACTAAATCCAAAGGCAGCTGACCTGTGTCCCACACTGCCAGTTCCACCAAG TAAATCTTTTCCATTGTTTAATCGGTGTGTTCCACAAAATCCTGAATGCTATTCCAAGTATGCGTCTGTCTTAATAAATATGATTAATGAAATGGATGCTCTTCACCGTGCTCTTGGTGGAATATTGGCAGGAAGAGATACTGTAATAGGACTGAGTGTCCTTGCACTAG ccttctcttttaTACTGGTTTTAACCTTCAGATTCATTCAAACACTTCTGGTCCATACTTTGATTGCACTGGTTGTGTTTGGTTTGCTAT TTGTCTCAGGTGTTCTTTGGTGGCTCTATTATGACTACAGGAATGACCCCAGCACTGAATTGGAAAccgaaaaggaaaatataaaatttgTACTTGGATATGCTATCTTCTCTACAATAGTTACA ATTGTTCTGCTTTCCCTCATACTTGCACTAAGAAAGAGGCTTCAATTCACAGTACAGCTCTTCCAGATTGTTAACAAAATAATTAGAAGAATCCCTTTCCTGCTGTTCCAACCACTTTGGAGTTTTCTGATTCTCGTCGTCTTCTGGGTATTTTGGGTTGCTGTGCTACTCAGCTTAGGAACTGCAG GTACTGCAGAGATTACTTCAGGAGGACAAGTGGAATATAGAGCTCTGTCTGGAATTCACTACATGGCATGGTACCATTTTGTTGGCCTTATCTGGACTAGTGAATTCATTCTTGCTTGTCAGCAAATGACGATTGCTGGAGCAGTGGTTACTTGTTACTTCAACAG aaataaaaatagccCACCACGTCACCCAGTCCTGTCTTCCATATCAGTTCTTTTTTGCTATCATCTAGGAACTGTTATAAAAGGGTCGTTTTTAATCACAGTACTAAGAATACCAAGGATTTTTCTCTTGTACCTTTAtaatttcctaaaacaaaag GAAAGCGCGTGTGCAAAGTGCCTGTTCAAGTGCTGTTTCTGCTGGTTTTGGTGCCTAGAAAGGTGCTTAAGATACTTTAACCAG CATGCATACACAACTACAGCCATAAATGGGACAAATTTTTGTACATCAGCTAAGGATGCTGTCTTTATTTTGGCGAAGAATTCTGCTAAACTTACATCCATTAGCTGTTTTGGAGGTTTTATCCTATTTCTAGGAAAG GTGTTTGTTGTATGTTTTACTGTTTTTGGGGGATTGATGGCATTTAACTACCATCGTGAGTTGCAAATTTGGGTAGTTCCTCTGTTGCTGGTCGGATTTTTTGCCTACGTGGTATCCCACAGCTTTCTGTCTGTGTTTGAAGTGACAGCGGATGCCCTGttcctttgctttgctgttgATATGGAAACAAATGATGGATCTGCAGAGAAGCCATACTTCATGGATCAGGAATTACTG ACCTTTGTGAATCAGAGTAACAAGTTAACAGAAGGGCAAAAACACAGAAGCATGAAACCCTTCCAGGACAATGAAGATGGGACAGAGCTCCAACCTATG gcTTGA
- the SLC44A3 gene encoding choline transporter-like protein 3 isoform X3 gives MARRGGRQQDPEGSVSEPREWRPLIYRKCTDVLWLLLFFIFWAGLMFITGYAVMAGAAERLVLGYDSFGNICGRKNSPVKGAPLSGQDMTNKKYVFFLNSCRLEMQSLKISSVSLCVSSCPQEQLNSLEDIQSFARNNGSHLCVYNLNVSSYILNPKAADLCPTLPVPPSKSFPLFNRCVPQNPECYSKYASVLINMINEMDALHRALGGILAGRDTVIGLSVLALVVSGVLWWLYYDYRNDPSTELETEKENIKFVLGYAIFSTIVTIVLLSLILALRKRLQFTVQLFQIVNKIIRRIPFLLFQPLWSFLILVVFWVFWVAVLLSLGTAGTAEITSGGQVEYRALSGIHYMAWYHFVGLIWTSEFILACQQMTIAGAVVTCYFNRNKNSPPRHPVLSSISVLFCYHLGTVIKGSFLITVLRIPRIFLLYLYNFLKQKESACAKCLFKCCFCWFWCLERCLRYFNQHAYTTTAINGTNFCTSAKDAVFILAKNSAKLTSISCFGGFILFLGKVFVVCFTVFGGLMAFNYHRELQIWVVPLLLVGFFAYVVSHSFLSVFEVTADALFLCFAVDMETNDGSAEKPYFMDQELLTFVNQSNKLTEGQKHRSMKPFQDNEDGTELQPMA, from the exons atggcgcggcgcgggggccggcagcAG GATCCTGAAGGTAGCGTTTCTGAGCCCAGGGAATGGAGACCGCTCATTTATAGGAAGTGCACAGACGTTCTCTGGTTGCTCCTCTTCTTTATTTTCTGGGCTGGCTTG atGTTTATAACTGGCTATGCTGTGATGGCTGGTGCTGCAGAAAGACTTGTGCTTGGATATGACAGCTTCGGGAACATATGTGGTAGGAAGAACTCTCCTGTAAAAGGGGCACCCCTTTCTGGACAGGACATGACTAACAAAAA gtaTGTATTCTTTCTGAATTCATGCAGGCTGGAAATGCAAAGCCTCAAAATCAGTTCAGTTTCCTTGTGCGTGTCTAGTTGTCCACAAGAGCAACTCAACTCTTTGGAAGACATCCAGAGTTTTGCAAGGAACAATG gtTCTCATCTCTGTGTTTACAACTTGAATGTTTCCAGTTACATACTAAATCCAAAGGCAGCTGACCTGTGTCCCACACTGCCAGTTCCACCAAG TAAATCTTTTCCATTGTTTAATCGGTGTGTTCCACAAAATCCTGAATGCTATTCCAAGTATGCGTCTGTCTTAATAAATATGATTAATGAAATGGATGCTCTTCACCGTGCTCTTGGTGGAATATTGGCAGGAAGAGATACTGTAATAGGACTGAGTGTCCTTGCACTAG TTGTCTCAGGTGTTCTTTGGTGGCTCTATTATGACTACAGGAATGACCCCAGCACTGAATTGGAAAccgaaaaggaaaatataaaatttgTACTTGGATATGCTATCTTCTCTACAATAGTTACA ATTGTTCTGCTTTCCCTCATACTTGCACTAAGAAAGAGGCTTCAATTCACAGTACAGCTCTTCCAGATTGTTAACAAAATAATTAGAAGAATCCCTTTCCTGCTGTTCCAACCACTTTGGAGTTTTCTGATTCTCGTCGTCTTCTGGGTATTTTGGGTTGCTGTGCTACTCAGCTTAGGAACTGCAG GTACTGCAGAGATTACTTCAGGAGGACAAGTGGAATATAGAGCTCTGTCTGGAATTCACTACATGGCATGGTACCATTTTGTTGGCCTTATCTGGACTAGTGAATTCATTCTTGCTTGTCAGCAAATGACGATTGCTGGAGCAGTGGTTACTTGTTACTTCAACAG aaataaaaatagccCACCACGTCACCCAGTCCTGTCTTCCATATCAGTTCTTTTTTGCTATCATCTAGGAACTGTTATAAAAGGGTCGTTTTTAATCACAGTACTAAGAATACCAAGGATTTTTCTCTTGTACCTTTAtaatttcctaaaacaaaag GAAAGCGCGTGTGCAAAGTGCCTGTTCAAGTGCTGTTTCTGCTGGTTTTGGTGCCTAGAAAGGTGCTTAAGATACTTTAACCAG CATGCATACACAACTACAGCCATAAATGGGACAAATTTTTGTACATCAGCTAAGGATGCTGTCTTTATTTTGGCGAAGAATTCTGCTAAACTTACATCCATTAGCTGTTTTGGAGGTTTTATCCTATTTCTAGGAAAG GTGTTTGTTGTATGTTTTACTGTTTTTGGGGGATTGATGGCATTTAACTACCATCGTGAGTTGCAAATTTGGGTAGTTCCTCTGTTGCTGGTCGGATTTTTTGCCTACGTGGTATCCCACAGCTTTCTGTCTGTGTTTGAAGTGACAGCGGATGCCCTGttcctttgctttgctgttgATATGGAAACAAATGATGGATCTGCAGAGAAGCCATACTTCATGGATCAGGAATTACTG ACCTTTGTGAATCAGAGTAACAAGTTAACAGAAGGGCAAAAACACAGAAGCATGAAACCCTTCCAGGACAATGAAGATGGGACAGAGCTCCAACCTATG gcTTGA